The following are encoded together in the Variovorax sp. PBS-H4 genome:
- a CDS encoding enoyl-CoA hydratase/isomerase family protein — MTYSSYETLSFSQSGAVLTVRLNRPQALNAVSATLHNELSRVFADIAADASVDAVVLTGEGRAFSAGGDLEWFRDITPAQLDVLFVEARKIILDLVELPQPIVSAVNGVAAGLGATLALFCDVIYAADNARLADPHVRIGVTAGDGGAVIWPLLVGMSRAKEYLMTGDSLTAVEAERVGLVNHVVPADELVAQAQALAHRLAQGSRMAIRSTKASLNKHVREAVNLVLDTSLSLEKECFSSSFHKQAIEAFAAQR; from the coding sequence ATGACTTACTCCAGCTACGAAACCCTGTCCTTCAGCCAGAGCGGCGCCGTCCTCACGGTGCGCTTGAATCGCCCGCAGGCGCTCAATGCGGTCAGCGCCACGCTGCACAACGAGCTTTCGCGCGTGTTCGCCGACATTGCGGCCGACGCCAGCGTCGACGCGGTGGTCCTCACCGGAGAGGGCCGCGCCTTCTCGGCCGGCGGCGACCTCGAATGGTTCCGCGACATCACGCCGGCCCAGCTCGATGTGCTGTTCGTCGAGGCGCGGAAGATCATCCTCGACCTGGTGGAGCTGCCGCAGCCGATCGTCTCGGCCGTCAATGGCGTGGCGGCCGGGTTGGGCGCCACGCTTGCGCTGTTCTGCGACGTGATCTACGCGGCCGACAACGCCAGGCTGGCCGATCCGCACGTGCGCATCGGCGTCACGGCCGGCGATGGCGGCGCCGTGATCTGGCCGCTGCTCGTGGGCATGTCGCGCGCCAAGGAATACCTGATGACCGGCGACAGCCTCACGGCCGTCGAGGCGGAGCGCGTCGGCCTGGTGAATCACGTGGTGCCGGCCGATGAGCTGGTGGCGCAAGCTCAGGCGCTTGCCCATCGGCTGGCCCAGGGCTCGCGCATGGCCATCCGCTCGACCAAGGCGTCGCTCAACAAGCACGTGCGCGAAGCGGTCAACCTGGTGCTCGACACCTCGCTCTCGCTGGAGAAGGAGTGCTTTTCCTCGAGCTTCCACAAGCAGGCGATCGAGGCGTTCGCCGCCCAGCGTTGA
- a CDS encoding ABC transporter ATP-binding protein, producing the protein MHDTPRDAAVPMLVIEGLHAFYGESHILHGVDFHVRRGEVVTVLGRNGAGRTTMLKAIMGLTGRASGSIRLDGAELVGLAPHHVARRGIGYCPEERGIFASLTCEENLLLPPAIAEGGMGLDEIYALFPNLRERRTSPGTRLSGGEQQMLALARILRTGARLLLLDETSEGLAPVIVKAIAGVIRQLRARGFTVVMVEQNFRFAAPLADRFYVMEGGRMVETFPTCELAQRMGMLHGCLGV; encoded by the coding sequence ATGCATGACACGCCGCGGGACGCAGCGGTGCCGATGCTCGTCATCGAGGGCCTGCACGCCTTCTACGGCGAATCCCACATCCTTCACGGCGTGGACTTCCATGTCCGGCGCGGCGAGGTCGTGACCGTGCTCGGGCGCAACGGCGCCGGCCGCACGACCATGCTCAAGGCCATCATGGGCCTCACGGGGCGGGCGAGCGGGTCGATTCGTCTGGACGGCGCCGAGCTGGTGGGCCTGGCGCCGCATCACGTCGCGCGGCGCGGCATCGGCTACTGCCCCGAGGAGCGCGGCATCTTCGCCAGCCTCACCTGCGAGGAGAACCTGCTGCTGCCGCCGGCCATCGCCGAGGGCGGCATGGGGCTGGACGAGATCTACGCGCTGTTCCCCAACCTGCGGGAGCGCCGCACGAGCCCCGGCACGCGGCTGTCCGGCGGCGAGCAGCAGATGCTGGCGCTCGCGCGCATCCTGCGCACCGGCGCCCGGCTGCTGCTGCTCGACGAGACCTCCGAGGGGCTGGCGCCGGTGATCGTCAAGGCCATTGCCGGGGTGATCCGCCAGCTGCGCGCGCGGGGCTTCACAGTGGTCATGGTGGAGCAGAACTTCAGGTTCGCCGCCCCGCTGGCCGACCGCTTCTACGTGATGGAGGGCGGCCGGATGGTCGAGACCTTCCCCACCTGCGAACTGGCACAGCGCATGGGCATGCTGCACGGCTGCCTCGGCGTCTGA
- a CDS encoding class I adenylate-forming enzyme family protein — translation MNTTKALGQMLVGSLLRTAALRFARQEAFYCVPTGRRVSFAQANTRCNQLANALAALGLRKGDCVAFLSTNRLEMAEIYFALAKTGLVGMPLNYRLAPVEMVALVREVGAVALLSERRFAEAAGVLRAELPGLRTVVAFGEGEGAQGVLDYETLLAGAHGSEPVAEVDEGDPFYFNLTSGTTGLPKCYRISHYNNSTLFNMLNAFDMARQDVVLTVFPMYGRVGFCWLASGLMYGHRNVITNFDAGETLRLIASEQVTMTNLVPTMGAMLLARPELEHTDLRSLRGVIFAGSLLPASIRDDIAARVCPRIYEYYGMQESATLVASTPEDRARRPDSVGQPILFAEVRIVDAEGRDLPAGETGAVIGRSPGTVTSYFNNPEKTAETFRDGWLHTGDLGRLDDEGYLYISGRLKDVIVTGGQNVHAGEVEEAILRNPAVADCAVIGLPDPLWGESVTAVVVAAEGAAVDSEAIVQWCRRSLAGFKTPKKVIVQSEPLPRTPTGKVQKFLLVARYDPKAAPSTT, via the coding sequence ATGAACACCACCAAGGCCCTCGGGCAGATGCTGGTCGGCAGCCTGTTGCGCACGGCGGCCCTGCGTTTCGCGCGGCAGGAGGCGTTCTATTGCGTGCCCACGGGCCGCCGCGTGAGCTTCGCGCAAGCCAACACGCGCTGCAACCAGCTCGCCAATGCGCTGGCGGCCCTGGGCCTGCGCAAGGGCGACTGCGTGGCCTTCCTGAGCACCAACCGGCTCGAGATGGCGGAAATCTATTTCGCGCTGGCGAAGACGGGGCTGGTCGGCATGCCGCTGAACTACCGCCTCGCGCCGGTGGAGATGGTCGCCCTTGTGCGCGAGGTCGGCGCTGTCGCGCTGCTGTCGGAGCGCAGGTTTGCCGAGGCCGCCGGGGTATTGCGCGCCGAGCTGCCCGGGCTGCGCACCGTGGTGGCGTTCGGCGAAGGAGAGGGCGCGCAAGGCGTGCTCGACTACGAGACGCTGCTCGCAGGTGCGCACGGGAGCGAGCCCGTGGCCGAAGTCGATGAAGGCGACCCCTTCTATTTCAACCTGACCTCGGGTACCACCGGCCTGCCCAAGTGCTACCGCATCAGCCACTACAACAACAGTACGTTGTTCAACATGCTCAACGCCTTCGACATGGCGCGGCAGGACGTCGTGCTGACGGTGTTCCCGATGTACGGGCGTGTCGGCTTCTGCTGGCTGGCCAGCGGCCTGATGTACGGGCACCGCAATGTCATCACGAACTTCGATGCCGGCGAAACCCTGCGGCTCATTGCGAGCGAGCAGGTGACCATGACCAACCTGGTCCCCACCATGGGGGCGATGCTGCTCGCACGGCCGGAGCTGGAGCACACCGACCTGCGCTCGCTGCGGGGCGTGATCTTCGCGGGCTCGCTGCTGCCGGCTTCGATCCGCGACGACATTGCTGCACGCGTCTGCCCCCGCATCTACGAGTACTACGGCATGCAGGAGAGCGCCACGCTGGTGGCAAGCACGCCGGAAGACCGCGCACGCCGGCCCGACTCGGTCGGGCAGCCGATCCTCTTTGCCGAGGTGCGCATCGTCGACGCCGAGGGCCGCGACCTGCCCGCGGGCGAGACCGGCGCGGTGATCGGGCGCTCGCCCGGTACCGTGACCTCCTACTTCAACAACCCGGAGAAGACGGCCGAGACCTTCCGCGACGGCTGGCTGCACACCGGTGATCTCGGGCGGCTGGACGACGAGGGCTACCTCTACATCAGTGGCCGCCTCAAGGACGTGATCGTGACGGGCGGGCAGAACGTGCACGCCGGCGAGGTGGAGGAAGCCATCCTGCGCAACCCGGCAGTGGCGGACTGCGCGGTCATCGGCTTGCCTGATCCGCTGTGGGGCGAGAGCGTGACCGCCGTGGTGGTGGCTGCCGAGGGCGCCGCTGTGGACTCCGAGGCCATCGTGCAGTGGTGCCGCAGGAGCCTCGCGGGCTTCAAGACACCTAAAAAGGTCATCGTCCAGTCCGAGCCGTTGCCGCGCACTCCGACCGGCAAGGTGCAAAAATTTCTGTTGGTGGCGCGCTACGACCCCAAGGCCGCGCCTTCGACAACCTGA
- a CDS encoding branched-chain amino acid ABC transporter permease yields MTSHISAKTGAQRTQRIVFAALFLFFCIAPFFVYPVYLMKVMCFALFACAFNLLIGFCGLLSFGHAMFLGVAGYAAAHAAKAWGATPELAVLFGIVCAAALGLVSGLLAIRRQGIYFAMITLAAAQMVYFVFLQAPFTGGENGLQAVPRGRLFGLFDLNGQAAMYLFVLAIFSGGFLLVWRIVHSPFGQVLKAIRENEPRAISLGYQVDRYKLLAFVLSAALAGAAGATKTLVFQLAALPDAHWSMSGEVVLMTLLGGLGTLLGPVVGAGVVVMIHHYLAHLDAWVMVIQGVIFAVCVLAFRRGLVGELAHRLRKPL; encoded by the coding sequence ATGACATCTCACATTTCCGCCAAGACGGGTGCGCAGCGCACTCAGCGCATTGTCTTTGCCGCGCTGTTCCTGTTCTTCTGCATCGCGCCCTTCTTCGTCTACCCGGTGTACCTGATGAAGGTGATGTGCTTCGCGCTCTTCGCCTGCGCCTTCAACCTGCTGATCGGCTTCTGCGGGCTGCTGTCCTTCGGGCATGCGATGTTCCTGGGGGTGGCCGGCTACGCGGCCGCGCATGCCGCCAAGGCCTGGGGCGCCACGCCGGAGCTGGCGGTGCTGTTCGGCATCGTGTGTGCCGCCGCGCTCGGCCTGGTGAGCGGGCTGCTCGCGATCCGGCGCCAGGGCATCTACTTCGCGATGATCACGCTGGCCGCCGCTCAGATGGTGTACTTCGTCTTCCTGCAGGCACCATTCACTGGTGGCGAGAACGGCCTGCAGGCGGTGCCGCGCGGACGGCTCTTCGGGCTCTTCGACCTGAACGGCCAGGCGGCGATGTACCTGTTCGTGCTGGCGATTTTTTCAGGCGGCTTCCTGCTGGTGTGGCGCATCGTGCATTCGCCCTTCGGCCAGGTGCTGAAGGCGATCCGCGAGAACGAGCCGCGCGCGATTTCGCTGGGCTACCAGGTCGACCGCTACAAGCTGCTGGCCTTCGTGCTCTCGGCGGCGCTGGCCGGCGCGGCGGGCGCGACCAAGACGCTGGTGTTCCAGCTGGCCGCACTGCCCGACGCGCACTGGAGCATGTCGGGCGAGGTGGTGCTCATGACGCTGTTGGGTGGGTTGGGCACGCTGCTGGGCCCCGTGGTCGGCGCAGGCGTCGTCGTGATGATCCACCACTACCTCGCGCACCTCGACGCCTGGGTGATGGTGATCCAGGGCGTGATCTTCGCGGTCTGCGTGCTGGCCTTCCGGCGCGGGCTGGTCGGCGAGCTGGCGCACCGGCTGCGCAAGCCGCTGTAG
- a CDS encoding SDR family NAD(P)-dependent oxidoreductase encodes MPAAQAMSGTRQMRPGTDTKKVALVTGAGSGIGRATALQLAAEGMRVVAADIDGPAAADTARQIEEAGGEALAVRTDVAQDADCEALVARTLAHFGRLDVAFNNAGIAGYPLLTVEHSPAQWQRVIDINLTGVFNCLRHEIPALKRSGGGAIVNTASIMGLQGAVGGSAYCAAKHGVIGLTKSAALECGRDGIRVNAVCPGFIDTPMTLGAESIFPARMLQAGVQRAALRRLAEAREVAEMVAWLCSPRASYVTGSSFTVDGGVTAG; translated from the coding sequence ATGCCCGCTGCTCAAGCCATGAGCGGCACCCGGCAGATGCGGCCCGGCACCGACACGAAGAAGGTGGCGCTCGTCACTGGCGCCGGTTCGGGAATCGGGCGTGCCACTGCGCTGCAGCTCGCGGCCGAGGGGATGCGCGTGGTCGCGGCCGACATCGACGGGCCCGCTGCGGCGGACACTGCGCGCCAGATCGAAGAAGCGGGCGGCGAGGCCCTCGCGGTGCGCACCGACGTGGCGCAGGATGCCGATTGCGAGGCCCTGGTGGCCCGCACGCTGGCGCACTTCGGCCGGCTGGACGTCGCGTTCAACAACGCGGGCATCGCAGGCTATCCGCTGCTCACCGTCGAGCACAGCCCGGCCCAGTGGCAGCGCGTGATCGACATCAACCTGACGGGCGTCTTCAACTGCCTGCGCCACGAGATCCCGGCGCTCAAGCGCTCGGGCGGTGGCGCCATCGTCAACACCGCTTCCATCATGGGTTTGCAGGGCGCGGTCGGCGGCTCGGCCTACTGCGCCGCCAAGCATGGCGTGATCGGGCTGACGAAGTCGGCCGCGCTCGAATGCGGGCGCGACGGCATCCGCGTCAATGCGGTGTGCCCCGGCTTCATCGACACGCCGATGACCCTGGGCGCCGAATCCATCTTCCCCGCCCGCATGCTGCAGGCAGGGGTGCAGCGCGCGGCGCTTCGCCGCCTGGCCGAGGCCCGCGAGGTGGCGGAGATGGTGGCGTGGCTGTGCTCGCCGCGGGCGTCGTATGTCACCGGTTCCAGCTTCACGGTCGACGGCGGCGTGACCGCGGGCTGA
- a CDS encoding ABC transporter ATP-binding protein, with protein MRTSDYILETLGLVKEFRGFVAVDHVDLRVRRGQIHALIGPNGAGKTTVFNLLTKFLSPTRGSITFDGRPITADSPAEVARKGMVRSFQISAVFPHLTVLENVRVALQRKLGTSFHFWRSERSLSGLHVRAMDLLGFVDLQEFAEHAAGELPYGRKRALEIATTLAADPQLLLLDEPTQGMGHEDIDRVTALIRKVAADRTVLMVEHNMGVIERLAHTVSVLQRGRVIAEGSYAEVSSHPQVLEAYMGSEDTTLGEAAHA; from the coding sequence ATGCGCACCTCCGACTACATCCTCGAAACCCTGGGCCTGGTGAAGGAATTCCGCGGCTTCGTCGCGGTCGACCATGTCGACCTGCGGGTGCGGCGCGGACAGATCCACGCACTGATCGGACCCAACGGAGCGGGCAAGACCACGGTCTTCAACCTGTTGACCAAGTTCCTGTCGCCCACGCGCGGCAGCATCACCTTCGACGGACGGCCGATCACGGCGGACAGCCCCGCGGAGGTGGCGCGCAAGGGCATGGTCCGTTCGTTCCAGATTTCGGCGGTGTTTCCCCATCTCACCGTCCTGGAGAACGTGCGCGTCGCGCTTCAGCGCAAGCTGGGCACGTCTTTTCATTTCTGGCGCAGCGAGCGATCGTTGTCGGGCCTGCACGTCCGGGCCATGGACCTGCTCGGCTTCGTCGACCTGCAGGAGTTCGCCGAACACGCGGCCGGCGAGCTGCCTTACGGCCGCAAGCGTGCGCTCGAGATCGCAACCACGCTGGCCGCCGACCCGCAATTGCTGCTGCTCGACGAGCCCACCCAGGGCATGGGCCACGAGGACATCGACCGCGTCACTGCGCTGATCCGCAAGGTGGCGGCTGACCGCACCGTGCTGATGGTGGAGCACAACATGGGCGTGATCGAGCGCCTGGCGCATACCGTGAGCGTGCTGCAACGTGGCCGCGTCATCGCCGAAGGCTCGTATGCCGAGGTGTCGAGCCACCCGCAGGTGCTCGAGGCCTACATGGGCAGCGAAGACACCACGCTCGGGGAGGCTGCGCATGCATGA
- a CDS encoding LuxR C-terminal-related transcriptional regulator: METRPSAPTRTIAAAKLHPRLSSPRPVPRLQLLEHLHAADDASLVLVHGPAGFGKTTVMLQYFAQLQQRGTATGWVTLDRADNDLGRFLTYVVEAFRTIDPTITSAIEQGGADLAGDTDGAVLALASHLAGFGGHFTLFMDDFERIESPVILGLVRQLVDYLPEGGQLVIGSRTVPELGLGRLRAHGRLHEIKAAALRFSAQETASFLRHQHGLALRDDHIHRLQHRTEGWPAALWLVSLALRDRGDPQDFIDTFDGSDAAITDYLAEDVLSRQPEALRDFLLRTSVLQDLGAPLCDHLLSRGDSREMLAHIERAHLFLAAQDADRQWFRYHALFRDFLRAQLAQAAGAEVAGLHRRAADWWLSQDQPTRAIEHALQAEDSDFLIGLLSSHAGDLLWQGRARTLARWHGAARLGDRLARYPALALVFAWALTLTRHYDESMKLLDALRAARTHDTAPGEGLGIAADVQRAFILAMTDRVRESLGQWQACLPHVTPTGQPFAFAMLGASYGYCLVAESRFDEARHFLEQARRRVMEIGKSFIAPMALCLQGAIDLAQGRLENATTSFRAALAGGGDTNSLPHAASNTVAAAFLAEALYEADRLDEAGKLLNVYLPLLKEVAAPDQLITSYVVLVRIAAARADLDRAADLLGEMEVTGHQYALPRMVATARLERARLALLAGQRDAAAEQLASAGDAGTWQAFEGLVTHANDGEAPFIANFRLHIRSGRSAAVIAPLKLAVKAAEALRRHRRALKLNILLAEAQCNAGQQGLGMRRLRDALQFAATEGFVRTFIDEGAPLARWVAELRATVLESHGDSASTRALAAFMDTVLGPQALVAAPAPEPLEAAATEPPSAGPLSERELQVLRLLAGGHRNRTIADRLFVSETTVKAHLRSINVKLGTQSRTHAVAVGRQRGLMS, translated from the coding sequence TTGGAGACCAGGCCTTCGGCGCCCACGCGGACCATCGCCGCCGCGAAGCTGCACCCGCGCCTCAGTTCGCCGCGCCCGGTGCCGCGCCTCCAGTTGCTCGAGCACCTGCACGCGGCCGACGACGCCTCGCTCGTGCTGGTGCATGGGCCGGCGGGCTTCGGCAAGACCACCGTGATGCTGCAGTACTTCGCGCAGCTGCAGCAGCGCGGTACCGCGACGGGCTGGGTCACGCTCGACCGCGCCGACAACGACCTCGGCCGCTTCCTCACCTACGTGGTCGAGGCCTTCCGGACGATCGACCCGACCATTACCTCCGCCATCGAGCAGGGTGGTGCCGACCTGGCCGGCGACACCGACGGCGCGGTGCTCGCGCTGGCCAGCCACCTGGCCGGATTCGGCGGCCACTTCACGCTGTTCATGGACGACTTCGAGCGCATCGAAAGCCCCGTGATCCTCGGCCTGGTGCGGCAACTGGTCGACTACCTGCCCGAGGGTGGCCAACTGGTGATCGGCTCTCGAACCGTGCCGGAGCTCGGACTGGGACGATTGCGCGCGCACGGCCGGCTGCACGAGATCAAGGCCGCCGCGCTGCGCTTCAGCGCACAGGAGACCGCGTCCTTCCTGCGCCACCAGCACGGCCTGGCCTTGCGCGACGACCACATCCATCGCCTGCAGCACCGCACCGAAGGCTGGCCCGCGGCGCTGTGGCTGGTGTCGCTGGCGCTGCGCGACCGCGGCGACCCGCAGGACTTCATCGACACCTTCGACGGCTCGGACGCGGCCATCACCGACTACCTGGCCGAGGACGTGCTCTCGCGCCAGCCCGAGGCGCTGCGCGACTTCCTGCTGCGCACCAGCGTGCTGCAGGACCTCGGCGCACCGCTGTGCGATCACCTGCTGAGCCGTGGCGACAGCCGCGAGATGCTGGCGCACATCGAGCGCGCGCACCTCTTCCTGGCCGCGCAGGACGCCGACCGGCAGTGGTTCCGCTACCACGCACTGTTCCGTGACTTCCTGCGCGCGCAGCTGGCGCAGGCCGCGGGTGCCGAGGTCGCGGGCCTGCACCGGCGCGCCGCCGACTGGTGGCTGTCGCAGGACCAGCCCACGCGCGCCATCGAACATGCGCTGCAGGCAGAAGACTCCGATTTCCTCATCGGCCTGCTGTCCAGCCATGCGGGCGACCTGCTCTGGCAGGGCCGCGCGCGCACGCTGGCGCGCTGGCACGGCGCTGCCCGGCTCGGCGACCGACTGGCGCGGTACCCGGCGCTGGCGCTCGTCTTCGCCTGGGCACTGACGCTCACACGGCACTATGACGAGAGCATGAAGCTGCTCGATGCGCTGCGCGCCGCGCGTACCCACGACACGGCGCCCGGCGAAGGGCTCGGCATCGCGGCCGATGTGCAGCGTGCCTTCATCCTCGCGATGACCGACCGCGTGAGGGAATCCCTGGGGCAGTGGCAGGCCTGCCTGCCGCACGTCACGCCGACCGGGCAGCCCTTTGCCTTTGCCATGCTCGGCGCTTCGTATGGCTATTGCCTGGTGGCCGAGAGCCGCTTCGACGAAGCGCGCCACTTCCTCGAACAGGCCCGGCGGCGCGTGATGGAGATCGGCAAGTCCTTCATCGCACCGATGGCGCTATGCCTGCAGGGCGCCATCGATCTGGCGCAGGGGCGCCTCGAGAACGCCACCACGAGCTTTCGCGCCGCGCTCGCCGGCGGCGGCGACACGAATTCGCTGCCGCACGCCGCCAGCAATACCGTGGCCGCCGCGTTCCTGGCCGAGGCGCTGTACGAAGCCGACCGGCTGGACGAAGCCGGCAAGCTGCTCAACGTCTACCTGCCGCTGCTGAAGGAAGTGGCCGCGCCCGACCAGCTCATCACAAGTTACGTCGTTCTGGTGCGCATCGCCGCGGCGCGTGCGGACCTCGATCGCGCGGCCGACCTGCTGGGCGAGATGGAGGTGACCGGCCACCAGTACGCGCTGCCGCGCATGGTTGCCACGGCGCGCCTGGAGCGCGCCCGGCTGGCGCTGCTGGCCGGCCAGCGGGATGCCGCGGCCGAGCAACTGGCGAGCGCGGGCGACGCCGGCACGTGGCAGGCGTTCGAGGGTCTGGTCACACATGCCAACGACGGCGAGGCGCCATTCATCGCGAACTTCCGGCTGCACATCCGCAGCGGGCGCAGCGCGGCGGTGATCGCGCCGCTCAAGCTGGCCGTCAAGGCAGCCGAGGCGCTGCGCCGCCACCGCCGGGCCCTCAAGCTCAACATCCTGCTCGCGGAGGCCCAATGCAACGCAGGCCAGCAAGGGCTGGGCATGCGACGCCTGCGCGATGCGTTGCAGTTCGCGGCCACCGAAGGTTTCGTGCGCACCTTCATTGACGAAGGGGCTCCGCTGGCGCGCTGGGTGGCCGAACTTCGGGCCACCGTCCTCGAGTCGCACGGCGACAGCGCCTCGACGCGGGCGCTGGCCGCATTCATGGACACCGTGCTCGGCCCGCAGGCCTTGGTAGCCGCACCCGCGCCGGAGCCTCTCGAAGCCGCGGCCACCGAGCCGCCATCGGCCGGGCCGCTGTCCGAGCGCGAGCTGCAGGTGCTGCGCCTGCTGGCGGGTGGGCATCGCAACCGCACCATTGCGGACCGCCTGTTCGTTTCCGAGACCACCGTCAAGGCGCACCTGCGCAGCATCAACGTCAAGCTGGGCACGCAAAGCCGCACGCATGCGGTCGCGGTAGGACGCCAGCGCGGCCTAATGAGCTGA
- a CDS encoding branched-chain amino acid ABC transporter permease: MDIFGVPPQALFGQLLIGLINGSFYALLSLGLAIIFGLLRVINFAHGAQYMFGAFMAYLLLSKAGLGYWWALLIAPVVVGTVGVLIERFMLSKLYRIDHLYSLMLTFGLGLIVQGVFLSGYGSSGLPYPIPAELAGGRNLGFMFLPHYRVWVIVASVATCLAAWFLIERTRLGGTLRAATENPALVQAFGINVPRMLTLTYGAGVGLAALAGVMAAPIYQVSPLMGTEMIIVVFAVVVIGGMGSIMGSILAGFGLGLVEGLTKVFYPEAASTVVFVMMALVILVKPNGLFGAQH, from the coding sequence ATGGACATCTTCGGCGTCCCCCCGCAGGCCCTGTTCGGGCAGCTGCTCATCGGGCTCATCAACGGCTCCTTCTACGCCTTGCTCTCGCTGGGCCTGGCCATCATCTTCGGGCTGCTGCGCGTGATCAACTTCGCGCATGGCGCGCAGTACATGTTCGGCGCCTTCATGGCCTACCTGCTGCTGAGCAAGGCCGGCCTGGGCTACTGGTGGGCGCTGCTGATCGCACCGGTCGTGGTCGGCACGGTGGGCGTGCTGATCGAGCGTTTCATGCTATCCAAGCTGTACCGCATCGACCACCTCTACAGCCTGATGCTGACTTTCGGGCTCGGCCTCATCGTGCAGGGCGTGTTCCTGAGCGGCTACGGTTCGTCGGGGCTGCCGTACCCGATCCCGGCGGAGCTGGCGGGCGGGCGCAACCTCGGCTTCATGTTCCTGCCGCACTACCGCGTGTGGGTGATCGTGGCGTCGGTCGCCACCTGCCTGGCCGCGTGGTTCCTGATCGAGCGGACGCGACTGGGTGGCACCCTGCGCGCGGCGACCGAGAACCCGGCGCTGGTACAGGCCTTCGGCATCAACGTGCCGCGCATGCTGACGCTGACCTACGGCGCAGGCGTCGGGCTGGCCGCGCTGGCGGGCGTGATGGCGGCACCCATCTACCAGGTCAGCCCGCTCATGGGCACTGAAATGATCATCGTGGTGTTCGCGGTCGTGGTGATTGGCGGCATGGGCTCGATCATGGGCTCGATCCTCGCGGGATTCGGGCTCGGCCTGGTCGAGGGGCTGACCAAGGTGTTTTACCCCGAGGCCGCCAGCACGGTCGTGTTCGTGATGATGGCGCTCGTCATCCTCGTCAAGCCGAACGGCCTGTTCGGCGCCCAGCATTAG
- a CDS encoding ABC transporter substrate-binding protein, translated as MRIARTCVQLAAAAAMLGTGLGARAADEGPVKIGVLTDMTGFLSQALGPGSVDGARMAIEDFGGQVLGKKIELVHADHQNKPDVGLATARKWLESDNVDAIADIGNSAVGMGVQELARSKKKLVFFAGASSSAFTGAACSPYGTQWSHDSYMFANALPARLTQKGDKNWYVLAADFAFGQALAADTTKSVTGAGGKVVGSVRHPPNTSDFSSFLLQASASKANAVALANATTDTTNAIKQWNEFQMGGKGQKLVALALLLSDVKALGLPVAQGTVFSTVFYWDLDDKTRAFAKRFEARNKFMPTEAHAGTYSAVYHYLQAVKAAGTKDPDVVRAKMRELPVNDFYSDNVKIRADGRVMRKSYIAQVKAPAESKGPWDLYNILETIPPEQSWRPVAESECPLLKP; from the coding sequence ATGCGAATTGCAAGAACCTGCGTGCAACTGGCGGCCGCCGCAGCCATGCTGGGCACCGGCCTGGGCGCCCGCGCGGCCGACGAGGGCCCCGTGAAGATCGGCGTCCTCACCGACATGACCGGCTTTCTCTCGCAGGCCCTGGGCCCCGGCTCGGTCGACGGCGCCCGCATGGCGATCGAGGACTTCGGCGGGCAGGTCCTCGGCAAGAAAATCGAACTGGTCCACGCCGACCACCAGAACAAGCCCGACGTCGGCCTGGCCACCGCGCGCAAATGGCTGGAGAGCGACAACGTCGACGCGATCGCCGACATCGGCAATTCTGCCGTCGGCATGGGCGTACAGGAACTCGCGCGCAGCAAGAAGAAGCTGGTGTTCTTCGCCGGCGCCTCGAGCTCGGCCTTCACCGGCGCGGCCTGCTCGCCCTACGGCACGCAGTGGAGCCACGACAGCTACATGTTCGCCAACGCGCTGCCGGCGCGCCTCACGCAGAAGGGCGACAAGAACTGGTACGTGCTCGCGGCCGACTTCGCCTTCGGTCAGGCCCTGGCCGCCGACACCACGAAGTCGGTGACCGGTGCCGGCGGCAAGGTCGTCGGCTCGGTCCGCCATCCGCCCAACACCAGCGATTTCTCGTCCTTCCTGCTGCAGGCCTCCGCCTCGAAGGCGAACGCGGTGGCCCTGGCCAACGCGACCACCGACACCACCAACGCCATCAAGCAGTGGAACGAGTTCCAGATGGGCGGCAAGGGGCAGAAGCTGGTGGCGCTCGCGCTGTTGCTGAGCGACGTGAAGGCGCTGGGGCTGCCGGTGGCGCAGGGCACCGTGTTCTCGACCGTCTTCTACTGGGACCTGGACGACAAGACCCGCGCCTTCGCGAAGCGCTTCGAGGCGCGCAACAAGTTCATGCCGACCGAGGCGCACGCCGGCACCTACAGCGCGGTCTACCACTACCTGCAGGCCGTGAAGGCCGCCGGTACCAAGGACCCGGACGTGGTGCGCGCAAAGATGCGCGAACTTCCGGTGAACGACTTCTATTCGGACAACGTGAAGATCCGCGCCGACGGCCGTGTGATGCGCAAGTCGTACATCGCGCAGGTCAAGGCACCGGCCGAGTCGAAGGGGCCATGGGACCTGTACAACATCCTCGAAACCATTCCGCCGGAACAGAGCTGGCGCCCGGTGGCCGAGTCCGAATGCCCGCTGCTCAAGCCATGA